In Brevibacillus marinus, the genomic window GCAATGCTGCGGGTGTGCAAAACGATCGGCAGCTCTTCGGCGACGGCGCGAATCCGCCGCTCTACCTCATCGCACAGATGGCAGCCCGGCCGCCCGTACAAAACAACGTGAAACGCTTCCTTGCCCTTGCGCGTCATGACAGGCCCTCACTTTCCCCGGTCGTGTGTCTGCTTCTGCCGTGTCTGCTTCAGTGTCTGCTTCCTCTCCGCTGGCTTGCCGCTCGCCTGTCCGGCACCGGCAAATCAGGCGTAACGCTTCCGTTTGGCAGACGACGGAATCATCATTTCTTCGCGGTACTTGGCCACCGTGCGGCGGGAAATCTCAATCCCTTCCGCCGCCAACAGCTCGCTCAGCTTCTGATCCGACAGCGGTTGGGAGCGATCCTCCGCCTCGACCAACGCCTTGATCCGCCGCTTGACACTCTCCGAGGAAGTCGCATCCCCATTGGCGGTAGCGAGGGCAGAAGTGAAAAAGTACTTCAGCTCAAAGACCCCCCGCGGCGTTTGCACGTATTTGTTGCTGGTCGCCCTGCTTACCGTCGATTCATGCAAGCCTACCTGTTCGGCAATTTCTTTTTGCGTCATCGGTTTTAAGCGGTCTGGCCCATGCTCAAAAAAGTCGATCTGCTTCTCCACGATCGCCTGCATCACCCGCAGCAGGGTAAGGCGCCGCTGTTCAATACTTTTCGCCAGCCACAGCGCGGCATTCAACTTCTCCTGAATGAACTGGCGCGTGGCCGACTCGCTGTCTGAGCGCTTCAGCAAGTTTTCGTAAAATTTGCTGATCGTGATGCGCGGCGCGGTCGACTCATTGACCAACACGACGTATTCGCCGGCCACTTTTTCCACGGTCACGTCAGGCACCACGAACCGCGGCTGCGCCAAGCTGAACGCCGCCCCCGGCCGCGGGTTGAGCGAACGTACCAGATCGGCGATCGCCTGCACTTCCTGCAGCCCAATCCGCAACTTATCGGAAATTTTGGAAAACCGATTATACGCCAAATCATCGAGATGTTCTTCAATCACCCGCACCGTTCGTTCATCGTCCAGTCCGGCATGGCGCAGCTGGAGCAGCAGACATTCCTGCAAATTGCGAGCGGCCACGCCCACCGGATCAAAGTACTGGATCAGGGACAGCATTTCCTCCACTTCCCTGACCTCCACCCCCAACTGCCGGCTTGCTTCTTCCGTGGCGATATCCAAATACCCGTTTTCATCCAGATTGCCGATCAAAAATAGGGCAATTCTGCGCTGTTTCCCGCTCAGACCCTTGACGTAACTGAGCTGCTCTCGCAGGTGCTCATACAAGCTGGTGGATGGAGCATGCACGTGATCCAGCGGGTTGTAAGTGCTTTCATGATTCGCAAATGAATAATCACCGGTTGCCCGGTTGCTGACCAGCTCTTTCCAATCGATCTCCGGCGTGGGCTTCTGCTCCACAGGTGTCTCGGCCGCTGCGCTGATTTCCTGCAGCTCAATCACCGGGTTTTCCGCTGCCTGTTCCAGCAGGTAATTTTTCAGATCCAAGGCGGAATACTGCAAGATGCTGATTGCCTGCCGCAGTTCGGGCGTCATGACCAGTTTTAATGTCTGTTCCTGGAATAATCCAAAGTTCATGTTCATCCGGCTCGGCCCCCTTTGCGCACAAGTTTGGTTATTTCATCTTATTTTAACACGCTATGCAATTTTCCTGCCAAAGGTTTAATAAACCAGTTTTTACTGTTTTCGGTTGTTGCCAGCTCGCAGCAGGCTGCGCGATCGCAGCTGGAGTGCAGCCATACAAAGCCATACCAACAAGTTGAGCGAATGGAAGCGGTATGAGTAAAATGTTCGTGGGCAACTGAAATGAAACGTTCAGAGGAAATTTCGCAAGAGGGTATAGAAAAGGGTCTCCCTTCTTGGTAAAGTGTAAATCGCCAAAAAACAAACACAAACCAAGGAGGAGAAACCCCTATGCGTGAGTGTAACACGGAATTTCCGACAATGAAAGAGCTAGAAACCCTGTTATTTCGGAAGTTACAGGAACAATTTGCTGCAGGTATGGCTCGCTTGCTGGAATCACTGGACGAGTGTCTGATGCATCAACGGGATCATTCACGCTATCGGTTAAAGGACCTGCGAGAAGTCCAGATCGACACGATCTTTGGTACGGTTCGGTTCAAACGGCGCTTGTATCAGGATCGCGTGAAGGGTCGACATGTGTTTTTGTTGGACCAGATGCTGGCCTTTGACGGGCGGGAGAAGCTCAGCCCGTTTTTGGAAGAGGTAGCGATCGAGTTTGCCAGCCAAGGTCCCTCGTACCGAGACAGTGCCAACCGCCTGGAAGCGTTGCTGGGGTATCGGGCACTGAGCCATGAGGCCATTCGGGACAAACTGATCACGCGCGCTGAGCAAGAATCAACCATCGTGTCGAAAGCGACCCGAAGGTCGGTTCGCGTACTGTTTGTAGAAGTGGATGGACTTTACACAAGCTTGCAGCGACAGCGCCAGCAGGGAATGGAGAATCGAATCGCGGTTGTACACGAGGGATGGGAACAAGAGGGAGGCCGAATGCGACTTCTGTCCAAACGACATTACCTGCATACGACGAAGGGAGAGTTTTGGGAAGGGTTTGGCGACTTTCTGGTTCGTCATTACGACATGGATGAAAACACGTGGCTGGTGGTCAATGGGGACGGGGCCAAATGGATCGGGGAATGCGAATCGTACTTTCACCGCTGTATGTACACACTGGATCGCTTTCATGTGGCACGAGAATTACGGCGTTTCCTGGGTCACCTACCCAAGACGTGGCAGACAGTACGGCAGGCGTTGGCTGCCTTTGAAGCGGATATCTTGCTGGCGACAATAGACTCCGTACCGGAGGAAAAGATTCTGGAAGAGCACCGGAATGAGTGGCGGAAATACGTGGCCTATTTGCGGCGTCATCGAGCGCATCTCATCGACTATCGAAAGGTTCTTCGTGAAGCTGGTATCGACACGACAGGCATGCGTCCAATGGGAAGCGCAGAGGCCCAAATGAGGGTGATGGCAAAAAGGACCAAACGAGGCGGCTACAGTTGGAGTGTACGGGGAGTACAGGCGATGTTGCGAGCCATCATGGCCCGACAAGAGGGACGGCAGTTGGGCCGTCAGACGAAAGCGAAGAAGGACGAGTCACAGTCTGAACCGATGATTCGGGTAAGGGACTTGCTACGGGATGTGAAAGAACAGGCAAAAGGGTATATAAACGGGATGATTCGATTGTTGCACGGGCCGTATCAAAGCAGCCCTACCGGGCTGGCATTAAAGGCCCTTCGCGGATGAGGTAAAAAACGAGTTGAAGAAAGGAATCACCCAAAAATAAAACGCTTTCAAGAAGAGGAAGCCCCAGAGAGGCAAAAAATCCTGCCCACTATGGCTTGACTCACACATGGAAGCGATTTGATTTGTCAACTGCCCGTTCTTCATGCTATAATGGGAAATGCTTGCGGTGAACGCACGCGTTCGCGGCGAGCAGATTTCCTTTTGGATTGCGCGTCCGTAGCTCAGTTGGATAGAGCGGCGGCCTCCGGAGCCGCGTCTTGCGGGGGTTCGAGTCCCTCCGGACGCACCATTTACCATATGCATTCATCAACCTCCTTTGCGAAAAGGAGGTTTTTGTTTGGACTTTTGCTTCGATTTTTGCTCGGGCGTTTGACCGCGCCGAACCGCTTTGGCGAGCGAAGCCGGTCATTCCAGCTTGTTTGCGGGCAAACCTGTTTCTCTTTTTTCTCTTTTGACCCAGCACAATGGGGGGAGATTGGGAGGAAAAGGGGCACCCTTCTTCAGCGCGCCCCCGTTTGTCAGCGGTCTGCAGCCTCCTGGCGAAAGGAGGCTCTCCTATTCCCAGGCGTCCGGCAGCAACTCACCGCGCGCTACCAGCTTGGCATTTCCCTCCATGTAAATCTCTGTTGCAGCATCTTCTGTCCGTCCCCAGGAAATCCTTAGCAAACCGCCGCGCGTGTGTACATCTACAGGAGCGGCCGCATCGACCAGCCCCAAGACCCCGGCGACGATCGCTGCGGCCGTGGAGCCGGATCCGCAGGCGTAGGTCTCCGCCTCCACTCCGCGTTCATAGGTTCGCACGCGAAGCGAATGACGGTCCAGCACTTCCACAAAATTGACGTTGGTGCCCTGGGGAAACCG contains:
- the rpoN gene encoding RNA polymerase factor sigma-54; amino-acid sequence: MNMNFGLFQEQTLKLVMTPELRQAISILQYSALDLKNYLLEQAAENPVIELQEISAAAETPVEQKPTPEIDWKELVSNRATGDYSFANHESTYNPLDHVHAPSTSLYEHLREQLSYVKGLSGKQRRIALFLIGNLDENGYLDIATEEASRQLGVEVREVEEMLSLIQYFDPVGVAARNLQECLLLQLRHAGLDDERTVRVIEEHLDDLAYNRFSKISDKLRIGLQEVQAIADLVRSLNPRPGAAFSLAQPRFVVPDVTVEKVAGEYVVLVNESTAPRITISKFYENLLKRSDSESATRQFIQEKLNAALWLAKSIEQRRLTLLRVMQAIVEKQIDFFEHGPDRLKPMTQKEIAEQVGLHESTVSRATSNKYVQTPRGVFELKYFFTSALATANGDATSSESVKRRIKALVEAEDRSQPLSDQKLSELLAAEGIEISRRTVAKYREEMMIPSSAKRKRYA
- a CDS encoding ISLre2 family transposase, yielding MRECNTEFPTMKELETLLFRKLQEQFAAGMARLLESLDECLMHQRDHSRYRLKDLREVQIDTIFGTVRFKRRLYQDRVKGRHVFLLDQMLAFDGREKLSPFLEEVAIEFASQGPSYRDSANRLEALLGYRALSHEAIRDKLITRAEQESTIVSKATRRSVRVLFVEVDGLYTSLQRQRQQGMENRIAVVHEGWEQEGGRMRLLSKRHYLHTTKGEFWEGFGDFLVRHYDMDENTWLVVNGDGAKWIGECESYFHRCMYTLDRFHVARELRRFLGHLPKTWQTVRQALAAFEADILLATIDSVPEEKILEEHRNEWRKYVAYLRRHRAHLIDYRKVLREAGIDTTGMRPMGSAEAQMRVMAKRTKRGGYSWSVRGVQAMLRAIMARQEGRQLGRQTKAKKDESQSEPMIRVRDLLRDVKEQAKGYINGMIRLLHGPYQSSPTGLALKALRG